The genomic stretch TGTACCATTACTCCTTCTTCTTGTATAGGAATACTTGATATTTAAACACAAACTTTTCTCGTATGAACACTGCGTTTGAACTTGCTGCAATTCACATTCTTCTTCGTTTGTAGCTTTGCATTTAAAGCAAGTTAGAGAACACACTATAAAGAAAAGACCAAAAATTGGTATACTAAATCGAAAATAAGCATCAAGATTTAcacatatatctatatatacatAGATATACATCTATATATATCGCTTGAAAAATAAGCCATACCACATTTTAATTAGGCCGCTAGGGACACAAGGAAATACTTTTAGGCGATGATTTTGTTACAATCAGCTAACATATCGTGCCGCCACGCAGTGAAATAGGTAATATCTTCgtcacaacaaaaaacaaacattcgcCATAATTACTTCATTCTAATTGGCTGGATACAAGATAGTGAATTGTTGTTGAAAGCGGCgacacgaattttttttattggtaacaaaaacatgtttttatactAAACATGTATTTTGCTACCAGTAACAAGATACGAAATCAGATCGATCTTGGATCTTGTTACTGGCGTCAAAATTATTGTCGAGAAACCCAAAATATGTAGCGAGCATATAAAACGTTACAATAACGACACCAGTCAGCATTTTTAGGCGATAGTCAATAACATAAATTTGTTACTATTGCCTAAATAATTTGCCTCGTGGCCCTTAAGCATTACCTGGTCCTGAGAAAAAAATGACGAGCATTAAAAACAGTATGCTATACATGACTGACACTAATGACTTGATAACGTTCTTCTAACGATGCCTGCTCCTTGCTGGTCTGTGTGTGTTTTGCACTCTTtccaaatgtttacattttatagacaaaaaaaatattattcttgTACTTAAGAGAGATTTAATCTAACCGTCTGTTTCCTTGTAAAACACTATACACGGTGAAGTCTGCTTGAAAATAAAGTTACGTTATATGAAAACACTTTacaatgttattttgttttcaatCATCAGCTAGATAATTCCGTATTTGGGTAAAGTAGGTTTAAAACGAGATCCCTGATGTATTTATTATTCACATGAATCTCACCAGCACTCAAGGTCTACTTCAGAAAAGGTGTAAACACAAGGTGTTAGTATAAGCAAACTTTTTTGTTAGTCAAGTAATTACTCTGACTAATTtactaaaattaactttaatattACACACAAAATAAGATTCCGTCCAGTGCTTCATGAAATCTTCTCACCTTAATAATTGAAAGATTAACCTAGCGACAACCCTGCTTTTAGAAACCTCTGATTGGAGAAGGTCACTAGTGCGAATTTTTTGCACTTGATAGTGTATCGAATATATCTCAAGCCaattacattatttttaaaggtCTTTTTATAATACTGTTGCCGCACGTATAAAATCGCGCAAAGACAGACAGACGATAAcgggtattattaatatagaaaCTAATCATTAGCGCGTGGAAAATTTGATGCGTTCGTTAGTCCTCAGATTTGCGCCGTAGTATAAACCGAACATTGGTATTTAGTGTATCCTTAGCGAAAAGATACGTGCCTATACACACGATAAAAGCGTAAGCGGCATTATTGGATGGAGTTTCGACAACTGACAGAGTTTTCTttactctttacgaatgacttTTTTTCATTCTTCAGTTTCTTGAGACTATCTAAAAAACTTTAAGTTTCTTGAATATTGATAGTACGTGTTGACCTTTACACCTTTTTAAGCGTCTTTATGGTTGTTTTTAGATCTAAAGATAGAGTAAAATAGCATAGTTTACTCAATAAATAAAGTTATTATTGGTCTCTTTAAACCACCTGAAGGGATATTCTAATTACCTAAAATCCCGGACATAATCATGGCAAAGAAGGGCGAAATTTAAAGCTTTTAACCACAAGCAAATGTAAATAATGTTCAAAACGGACTTAGGACTTGTTACATCCAAAACCTTAAAATGTAGTAGCGCAGTGCAGCAAATTGTTCCATAATGCAGACTTTGTGGAAAGTGCTCCTGTCATGTTGATTACTCGATTGACACACCAGCCAAAGTAAAACATTTACAGCCGACCGTCTAAGTAATGCCGTTTGGCAACcccgttcccagcgcctgttatCTTTTTTTATCCCGGGACAGCGAGACGAACATCGTATCTCCGTcccagggtcagaaaagataaaaGATGCCATGGGGACAAGGTTGTCCGTTTGGGTAATTGGAGAAACAGCCAAAAAACAGCCTTTCGTAAAAATATTATGCCAGAATTGTACCTATGCAACTTTTGTGTCAGTTAAATTAGCCATGACAGGTTTCTAAATTTAGGAAATATCTTTAATAATTCTATATAACTTTGAAATCATTCAGTAAATTTATGAATAGAGGTTAAATTATGCGAAATTCCACCCTGAAGACACAAGAGTTTCAGGCTTGGTAAAGTTTAATAGCAGGTGGTATATCTTTAATTTGATATACTACCATCTTGGCCTAAAGCCATTTTCTTATTCTCTGTTCTTACTAAAAGCCATACAATGCATTTTTCGCTCCTATAGTTTTAAGTAAGCATGCTATGTAACTATTGTGACGCTTATTTGCTAAACATGGCCGTATGTTGTTACCCGTACTCCGTAGAGATGCCGTTAATGCTATAGGCGAAACTTAAATACAGACAAGCGTATGCAAGGCCAACAGTCTTGTTTAACTTCAATATTGCAAATAATGTTGTTTATTTAACCCAAAAAACCGGTTTATTAAATATACGATAAATACTCTATTTGGATATGATGGGAACAATATTCCCACACCAATTCGTTTTTcatgacaattaaaaattacaTAGAATGGTTTTAAGAATTGGTGGAAAAACAGGTGTCTTCATTGAAACGCTTATAACGATACATGATGTCGCACTACGCCGCATAATTAACGCATTGCAATATATAATCAAAATGAATTATCAAAATAGTTCagttttttagaaaaaggatTTAAACAAGAGCTGTTTTTAGGAAAGAGAGTTTTTAACTAACTGTTTTTGACTATATAAGTAAGTATATAGTCAAATATATTATATAGTACATATTCAATTTTTAGTTCACAGATTTAGGATATCAAATTAAATGATTTCTTGTCTCGCTGTACGTGAATCTgcgtttttgaaaataaataaatcattttagtGTGTACAACACCACTTATTGTGGCAAAATTAACGCCATTTGAAAGACCCTATGTTTGAGCACCTGTCGATGCTTTGTAATCATTCTCCAGCATCGTTTCATACCTGTTCAGTACTTGCGAAAGATTCTAATGATTTTAACTCTCAATatctcttttttcttcttcttcgtctttgtttttttctaaaataacgaAACGAATTAATGACTCGTCTAGTTCTCTCGTTGGAAAATCATGCTTTTGAATAACATGTAAAGAAGTTGTATTGTGCTTATTATTGACCTTCTCTTTTGAAGCTACAACAAGCCGATTTTCGTCACGATCAACGTGGAACTTACCGTCCGAACTCACTCTCTGAAGCGTTATAACATTTGGTTGctctaaagttatttttttatattgtttttttgtggtgtcacttgtttttttttgtttttttacacgaACCCAAAATTTGAAGAATACACTTTACAGCTTCCAACATAAATAGGTGGTTTTATAGCCGAGTTCACAGTGCCACTCTACTAACACCAATAGATAACATTGTTGAACCATTGACTTCAGCTATACTTATTGGAAGTATACATATACTGTAGAAAAGTAACAGTAATAGAACACCTTTAGTCAGTCTTATCTCATACAACGTCATACAACGTATTCTTTCCAACTTCTCTGCAACACGATTTATCCTAGAAGATTCTACTTCAGCCAGTGGCTGAATAGAAGCTTTGATGTggttaaatttataaattgttaaaaaaattttacagtATGTGAAAACAATAATAAGCCATGGGACAACCATACCAGCTAATTCCACAAATATAACGTAGCCTAGTTCTAATACAGTACAAAACCTACAGTCGGTAACTACTAAATTAGCTACACGTTCCTTTCcttcataaaaaacaaacaggaATGTCCCAACAACTATAGACATTACCCAAACCGATGCTATTGCCCAACAAAGCACTGATTTGGAAATACTTTTTACTTTATACTTCGATGATTCCATTCTATGGCATTCTATGGCATAAAATCGGTCCAGTGTTACTAAAAGCAAATTAATGCCGAATGACGTCAACGAAAATATAGCGCACATTGGAATAGATAAAAAATGATAACTATGACAGTTCTGGAGCAACCTTATTGATACGTCCATAGCAATAAAAAGCAAATCAGACATCGACATGTTAAAAATTTTCCATTTCCATCTTCACAATAATTTTGCAACAAGAAAATCTGGATATCTTCAAAAGATAGATAGAAGATAAATGTTTTTGGCAGTTTTTCCTTAAATTCGAAAGTTTAAATTTGCTTTCTTTAACTATAATAAATATGCTATTACTGCAAGCGGGAACCACAACGGGgggttaaaaaaaaacttaaatccaACACACAGCCTTGATTTTGTTTTACCTTTAACTTACCTTCAGACCTTTCACTTACCTTCAGAACAACgatataaatttataatttaaaaaaaaacataaaaatatttttttgtaccccccctccccccctagAAGAAATAATTGGTAATTTGTATTAAAGAATGGCTTAGAATATCGTCCAAACGACTTTtgatggtaaaaaaaaaacgccATTTGGAATTTTAGAAACACCAGTAAACAAGAACTCGATTTTCTTGCTAAACAAAAAACACGGATAAACAGCGGTACCAATatacttttaaacattttgttatgttaaaaatgaaacaagttACATGGAGTTTTGAACTATAAGGAAAAAAGATACAACCCACGGGGAGAAAAAGCAAATTAACTTTTATGTCAAAACAGTGATGCTCAGTGTGGTCTGTGAGTCTGTATCTCTACAAAACAAAGCAAAACAACAATGACCAAAACATTTTGTGATAAACAATAGGTAGTCCTTTTCTGCGTGATTCCTTTAGAAGACAGAGCTAAATAATTGGACACATGTGAACCCTAAAATCTAATCGacctttttttattcttgttaaACTGAAGGTTGTTTTCCACTTGAAGAAAATTTCCTGCAGGATGAAACGAAAATGAGCAGAACTCTTTGGGGAAGTGTACTCAAAATGTTTACACCACGTGAAAAAAAGAGGCACTAGGTCAGATGAAGGACACTGCTTTTGAGCCATACGTGCTAGGAGATTCCATCCCTGCGGCTCCCCCCCCCTTAGACTGCATATATATCTTACATTACCCTACTGATACGTACAACAATGTTCTAGCTTGCTAGCTGGGTCTCGGCCAGTAGGTGGCTCTAAATGGCCTGGACTAAAACTGGTCTAATTCAACAGACCTTACAGTTATCTCTTGAATTAATACGCAGCTTCTGCCTGCAAATGCTAAGACAGTGCCTATAGACACCCCTAAAAGGTCATTTACATAAGATTGAAGAGTAAAGCGAAGTGAAATTCCAATGCGCTGCGATAGAGGGGGTAGAAGGTCAAATCTCTTGTGTTCATGACTTTTAAGCATGTGCATTAATCGAAAACACTTCCTTCAAGCTCATACGGGTCTAAAATTTCACCCGAAGCAATAAAAGTGCATGAAAATAGTTCTAGGCACTGATGTAGCTGCGCATTATTTTCATCAATGTTTAAAGACGTACACAACGAAAACAATGAAcagactttgttttttttacataaatgaTTAAAATAAATGTCACGTAAAGCGATACCAAAGTTTGCTTGAAGTTGGCTTTGTAATACCCCTCCATGGGTCACCATAAGCCTTCTTTAAGGTTATCAACTTAACACAGTTGTagaatgttataaaaaaaaaacatggttgaaataaattttgttgttgtcagcactttttctgcCACGTTATCAGGAGCCTAAAACTTGTCTAAAATTCCACCGTCtacttaaaatttaagaactTTAGTTCTAGAACAATTCCTAACatcttgtttaaaatttatgttagcCAAACATACATCCAgggtttttttcatattttgtccgacagccaaataaaaaatgtgtaaaacatctttaaaattcTTCACTCTTTTATGTCATAAAATTCCAAAAATCGCCAAAAATTGTATAAACATGTTTGTAACGTGTGAAAATTTGTACAATGATAGTTGAAGAACTCTCAACGTAATTTCACTCCTTTTGTTACAAGCTATAAATGTTACTCGCTCATATAAACATGCAGATTTATTAGGAATAAAGAGTCAGTTGCAGGCATAATAATTGCTTCACGTATTCTGGAACATGAACGACGAATAAATTAGAATACCAAGATAATTTGCTTGAGTTAGTATGAACGTTGCGTTAATCAgtacagtggtgaaaaaaacacTATTTAATTACGAgcttttatataataatattagTAGAACAAATGAATGCAATTACTTTCCACAATAGAAATCATATGTTGTTACTAAGCCTCAATAAAAAACTCTGTATTTTAATTAAAGTTAATGCCAAGATCTTTTTAGTTTACATGTAAAAGTGCGTTATAAGTAAACACTGATGCGTTATGAGCGTTTTTataaattgcataatttttacttACATTTCTGTTGTTTGATGTTTGCATCATTGTTGTACCAAGCGACGTCCCGATATTTTGTTACTATCACTGCTAATAAATTCTTAGAAAGATGAGAAATTATTAAGGTAGCTTTGTTGGTGTTACGTTTAACTTGTTGTGTATTCCTGTTCGTAATGGAAGTAACATATTATAGTAACATATTATTTGGTATCTTGTACAGATATATTTCATATATCTGTACAAGATACCAAAAATGTTTTGTGTATGATGTCGTAAACCATCCACATcaagattttgttttttatctgtttttttgTTCAGCGTCATTTTTAGTGTCAATACATATGTCAATGTGCACCATTCAGATTGCTGCTAATTGTTTACAGGAatctttaagaaataaaaaaaagcctaaTTCTATACTTTTTAAGGCTATCGCACCATAGAAATTGAATAAAATACGGATTAACTTCAGAGGTTGCATGTTTTTCTGTTTAATTGGAATAGAAAAATTGATCTAAAAACCATgtagtaaaattttttaatcTAAAAAGGCATTATTgggtgcaaaaaataaaaattttgacatCTTCATAATGTAAGGGAGTGTTTTTCTAGGACTATTAAAGGTAAATCACTTATTATCAGGTAATCATAGTCTCATTTTTCCTTGGTTTTGGAAAGTGTCATCAAATCGAAAGAATCCAGAGAACATTTTTTAAGATGTGGTTTTTTATTAAAGATCTTAAGCGCGGTTAAATATGTCGAGAAGTAATATCAATGAAAACTTAATTACTTGGTATGattttttacatataaaaaattgaGTGCTTCAAATATATGGGtaacacaaaaattattgtAGAGACAATGCCAAAAAAGCTTGTAACAAAATACAAGAGTGGTAATAGACTGTACGGAAGTTACCATAATTGCCTAGGTCATAAATCGATTCGAACAGGAACGTTTCCCTTCAATCGATTTTTTCGGTGATAATGAACCATCCGAGTTGCATCCTAACCATGGTCATTTTGActttatcaacaaaaaaaaaacaattcacaGCGTTGGATTTTGTTCTTTCTTCATAGCGCGCAATAGGTGATTTATCGTTGCTACACCACGTACAATTCTCCCCAAAGAACTGTCTATGATTTTCTCCTGGCAAACCCTTTTGCAAAAGCGACTTAGGATATAAATTAATTCACCCTCTGGATCATGATTTGTAATTACTGATAGgggtaaaaagtaatttctttttgtaaatGGAACAAAGTAAGTAGGCTCATTAAAAAATTGCAGCAAAGAAATTGCAAGTGTGGGGTGTGGCAAGTGTGCACTTGTCTAATAgggttaaaaaaatcaaagtcaGTCAGCAACAAAATTCATATAGTAATCACAGTTACCTATGCCCGTTAAACAATGACGTATTGTAATTTGATATGTACTTTTCTTGTTTGATCAGGTATAAAAATTATATCAAGAATGACACATCAGAACAGTTCCAATTCAGCAAATCTGCatcaagaaaataacaaaacagaagaaaaagatAATATCATGAAGTGGAGGAAAACGAACTTGAAGAACTTATTATCTAGATTATCCTCGAAAGATATAAATTTGATTGAAACGACCATCATCATGATTAGCTTGTTGGGAAGCTTTATAATGGTTTTACCATACACTGTTATCCAACTTGGCTTACCTAGTTGGCTATTGCTACTTGCCGTTATAATATTGCTTTTAGCATACACAAACCATTTAATGAACCAATCATGTTTACGCATGCTTGAAGAATATAAGGATGAAAAGTTGGTGCGTGCACCACAAGTTAAAGTTGCTAAGTTAGCAGGTGGTAATGTATTGGCATATGCTGTTGCCATAACTATTAATATCACATGTGTTAGCATTGCAGTTGCTCAAATCTTGGTTTCATCCACAATTCTTAGCGAAATTGTTCCGATATCTGGAGTGTCTGTGGACAACAGAGTGAGAATTTGGGCTATTGTCCTACTGGTATGCATATCTCCGCTTGTGTATATTGGTTTTTACAAGGATTTAAAACAAAGTGCTCTCCTATCTGCTTTATTTGTAGTATTGGGTTTACTTCTTTCTCTTGGGATCACTGGTTATTTAGTATTAAAAGGAAACCATTCTGTAGTAGCAAAAAGTACTTTGTATCGTTATGAACATGagagcttttttaaaacatttggaACAATGTTTTACACAATAGGGGGCATTGTATTAGTAACTCCTGAGGTAATTGTGTTTGTGACGAAACCAACCAAGATGGTTTATTGCGTTCTATCTGCATATGGTGTGATTGCATTCGTGTATACAGGATACTGCATTATAATGTATTCAGCATTTAGTATGCAACTTCAGCCATCCATGACTGCCACACTTCTTAAGGCAATATTGCTGAATGGAAATTCAACCATGGCAGTTATATGCATCCATATATTACAGCTAAGTTTGTGTTTGCACTTAATGTTGTCAACAGTTTTGTATCTTAATCCATTCTTTACAAACGTGGAAGCAAACCTCAACATTCCTATAGGTAAGTAGCAGTGGTTAATCATGAAGCCCTTTGCGCcctttttataaacaaagtGCTTGCAAGGTCAGCAAACACAACAAATTATTATTCCCAAATTTTGCTAT from Hydractinia symbiolongicarpus strain clone_291-10 chromosome 12, HSymV2.1, whole genome shotgun sequence encodes the following:
- the LOC130621494 gene encoding uncharacterized protein LOC130621494 — translated: MTHQNSSNSANLHQENNKTEEKDNIMKWRKTNLKNLLSRLSSKDINLIETTIIMISLLGSFIMVLPYTVIQLGLPSWLLLLAVIILLLAYTNHLMNQSCLRMLEEYKDEKLVRAPQVKVAKLAGGNVLAYAVAITINITCVSIAVAQILVSSTILSEIVPISGVSVDNRVRIWAIVLLVCISPLVYIGFYKDLKQSALLSALFVVLGLLLSLGITGYLVLKGNHSVVAKSTLYRYEHESFFKTFGTMFYTIGGIVLVTPEVIVFVTKPTKMVYCVLSAYGVIAFVYTGYCIIMYSAFSMQLQPSMTATLLKAILLNGNSTMAVICIHILQLSLCLHLMLSTVLYLNPFFTNVEANLNIPIEMNWKRFAFRTCGLLTIAAVCLLIPKFQSVLSLVGGIPLVMSVVIFPIVIYAKLYELTLNKKVLLVCLWLFTVICMVGNFVINLQDIVTGVPN